A section of the Agarivorans litoreus genome encodes:
- the guaD gene encoding guanine deaminase produces MTRQFHRGSILHFPKTTIAPSDNYQYLHDGMLVVEDGLVQHLGDAQNYLRNNPEIQAAVIQHHGLVIPGLIDSHVHYPQVEIIASYGKQLLDWLNTYTFPTEQQFVEAAYARAQAEFFLQQLFAHGTTTASVYATVHPQSVSSFFEAAESYNARMICGKVLMDRNCPTALQDSAESGYRESKQLLEQWHKNGRQLYAITPRFAPTSSEAQLAKAGQLAKEHPDSFIQTHLSENPREVQWINELFPDYSDYLAVYEAHDLVRERSLFGHGIHLTDREYLALASSGATINFCPSSNLFLGSGLFNYQRAQANGVAVALASDVGGGTSLSMFANQADAYKVCQLQQASLSPFDSLYLCTQGAAVAMGIERQVGNLNVGSEADFIELDMHPTPMLSQRLNKASSLSEKLFAINTLGDDRVINATYVAGKQVYKKGQHYVATAV; encoded by the coding sequence ATGACGCGACAGTTCCACCGCGGGAGTATTTTACACTTTCCAAAGACCACTATTGCACCTAGCGATAATTACCAATATTTACATGATGGCATGTTGGTTGTTGAGGATGGTCTTGTTCAACACCTTGGGGATGCGCAAAATTACTTACGCAACAACCCCGAAATACAAGCGGCTGTTATTCAGCATCATGGCCTTGTTATTCCCGGGCTTATCGACAGCCACGTGCACTACCCTCAGGTAGAGATTATTGCCAGCTATGGCAAGCAACTATTGGATTGGTTAAACACTTACACCTTTCCTACTGAGCAACAATTTGTTGAAGCCGCCTATGCTCGTGCCCAAGCCGAGTTCTTTTTGCAACAACTGTTTGCCCACGGCACCACCACAGCTAGTGTATATGCAACCGTTCACCCGCAATCGGTAAGCAGCTTTTTTGAGGCGGCAGAAAGCTACAATGCACGAATGATTTGCGGCAAAGTATTGATGGACAGAAACTGCCCCACCGCGCTGCAAGATAGCGCTGAATCTGGCTATCGAGAGAGCAAGCAACTGCTGGAGCAATGGCACAAAAATGGTCGGCAACTTTACGCAATTACGCCGCGTTTTGCCCCCACCAGTAGCGAAGCGCAATTAGCTAAAGCGGGTCAATTAGCCAAAGAGCACCCAGATAGCTTTATTCAAACTCACTTGTCAGAAAACCCCAGAGAGGTACAGTGGATTAACGAACTGTTCCCCGATTACTCTGACTACCTGGCAGTGTACGAAGCGCATGACTTAGTGCGAGAGCGTTCGCTATTTGGCCATGGCATTCATCTTACCGACCGTGAGTATTTAGCCTTGGCAAGTTCAGGCGCAACCATCAACTTTTGCCCCTCATCTAACTTGTTTTTAGGTAGCGGTTTATTTAACTACCAACGCGCCCAAGCCAATGGCGTGGCCGTAGCGCTTGCTAGTGATGTAGGCGGTGGCACCAGCTTAAGCATGTTTGCTAACCAAGCCGATGCCTACAAAGTTTGCCAACTGCAACAAGCCAGCTTAAGCCCCTTCGATTCATTGTATTTATGTACTCAAGGCGCAGCAGTGGCAATGGGTATTGAAAGGCAGGTGGGCAATTTAAATGTAGGCAGCGAAGCCGATTTTATTGAACTAGATATGCACCCTACTCCGATGCTTAGCCAGCGCTTAAATAAAGCCAGCAGCTTAAGTGAGAAATTATTTGCCATTAATACCCTAGGTGATGACCGCGTAATAAACGCCACCTATGTAGCAGGTAAGCAAGTTTACAAAAAAGGACAACACTATGTGGCCACAGCTGTATGA
- a CDS encoding urate hydroxylase PuuD, with amino-acid sequence MWPQLYEWLALFIKWFHVIAGIAWIGASFYFVWLDNNLKTPPEWKKQKGIKGDLWAVHGGGFYEVAKYQVGPEKMPEKLHWFKWEAYSTWLSGTLLLFWIYYLRADAYLIDPQVMALTSYQAIGLGIGGIALGFAIYEGLLRSPIANKPLPLSLCLIVIGALFCFGFTQVFSGRGAFIHMGALIGTIMVANVWIKIIPGQRQMVAQVSAGEPVDPAPGLEAKKRSVHNNYLTLPVIFLMISNHYPMIYQHSHSWLILCALIGLSAWIRHYFNLKHQGVQKPSIIVSGAAGLLLMAVFLSWSNANRPVQAQDQNNNELNAEQGQVMAIIQQRCTTCHSRVPTDDTFTAAPGGVNLDTWQDVERWKARIVERSFVSQDMPFLNKTQITVGERQLLNQHLSN; translated from the coding sequence ATGTGGCCACAGCTGTATGAATGGTTAGCCCTCTTTATTAAATGGTTTCATGTAATCGCTGGCATTGCATGGATAGGCGCTAGCTTTTATTTTGTTTGGTTAGATAACAACCTAAAAACGCCGCCAGAATGGAAAAAGCAAAAAGGCATTAAAGGCGATTTGTGGGCGGTGCATGGCGGCGGTTTTTACGAAGTAGCCAAGTACCAAGTGGGCCCAGAAAAAATGCCAGAAAAACTGCATTGGTTTAAATGGGAAGCCTATAGCACTTGGCTTAGTGGCACATTGCTGCTTTTTTGGATCTACTACCTTCGCGCCGATGCCTATCTAATTGATCCACAAGTTATGGCTTTAACCAGCTATCAAGCTATTGGCCTTGGAATTGGCGGCATTGCGCTTGGTTTTGCCATTTATGAAGGTTTACTGCGCTCACCGATTGCTAACAAACCTTTGCCCTTAAGCCTTTGTTTAATCGTTATAGGTGCACTGTTTTGTTTTGGTTTTACTCAAGTATTTAGCGGTCGTGGTGCCTTTATCCACATGGGCGCATTAATTGGCACCATTATGGTGGCTAATGTGTGGATCAAGATTATCCCAGGACAGCGACAAATGGTGGCACAAGTTAGCGCTGGCGAGCCCGTTGACCCCGCGCCCGGTCTCGAAGCTAAAAAGCGCTCGGTGCACAATAACTACCTCACCTTGCCAGTCATTTTCTTGATGATTAGTAACCACTATCCAATGATTTATCAGCACAGCCATAGTTGGTTAATCCTCTGTGCGCTGATCGGCTTAAGCGCTTGGATCCGCCATTACTTCAACCTAAAGCACCAAGGCGTTCAAAAGCCCAGTATTATTGTCAGCGGCGCTGCAGGTTTGCTGTTAATGGCGGTGTTTTTAAGCTGGAGTAACGCTAATCGCCCTGTGCAGGCTCAAGATCAAAACAACAATGAGCTAAACGCCGAGCAGGGCCAAGTAATGGCAATTATTCAGCAGCGCTGTACCACTTGTCACAGCCGCGTGCCTACAGACGACACCTTCACCGCGGCACCAGGCGGGGTAAATTTAGATACTTGGCAAGATGTAGAGCGCTGGAAAGCACGGATTGTAGAACGCTCATTTGTTAGCCAAGACATGCCGTTTTTGAATAAAACACAAATTACTGTTGGCGAACGGCAACTACTTAATCAACATTTAAGCAACTAA
- a CDS encoding GNAT family N-acetyltransferase has translation MSQELYIRKPERSDLEELSECYQNSEIFHRPWSYPPKNVRAYLEEEHRYFVCLQATGEIVGTFNISAIIRGHFQSAYLSYEVFHPHQAQGYMRTGIRLVLKEAFEELNLHRLEANIQPANKASIALVAKAGFVKEGLSKSYLNIGGKGWKDHERWAIINPKWRSE, from the coding sequence GTGAGCCAAGAACTGTATATAAGAAAACCCGAGCGCAGCGATTTAGAAGAGCTAAGCGAGTGCTATCAAAACAGTGAGATATTTCATCGCCCCTGGAGCTATCCACCAAAAAACGTGCGCGCTTATTTAGAAGAAGAACATCGCTATTTTGTTTGCCTGCAAGCAACGGGTGAAATAGTCGGTACTTTTAATATCTCGGCTATCATTCGCGGCCATTTTCAATCAGCTTACCTTAGTTACGAAGTCTTTCATCCTCACCAAGCCCAAGGCTATATGCGAACAGGCATTCGCTTAGTATTAAAAGAAGCCTTTGAAGAGCTCAATCTGCATCGCTTAGAAGCCAATATCCAACCTGCCAATAAAGCTTCAATAGCATTAGTAGCAAAAGCAGGATTCGTGAAAGAAGGTCTATCAAAAAGCTACTTAAACATTGGTGGTAAAGGATGGAAAGACCACGAACGCTGGGCGATTATCAATCCTAAATGGCGAAGTGAATAA
- a CDS encoding HopJ type III effector protein — protein sequence MAQADIANFVEVLTKDPDQIRFEDSMKIIDANYEFTPSAFSNGKQNNAEGENSGSCKVFAFGQLNRLSKQQTLALFGQYYQDVLSTPYGDDHQNIRQFIKNGWDGISFSQVVLTEKK from the coding sequence ATGGCACAGGCAGATATCGCTAACTTTGTTGAAGTTCTTACTAAAGATCCCGATCAAATTCGCTTTGAAGATAGTATGAAAATTATTGACGCAAACTACGAGTTCACGCCAAGTGCATTTAGTAACGGCAAGCAAAACAATGCCGAAGGTGAAAACTCAGGTTCATGCAAAGTATTTGCTTTTGGTCAATTAAACAGATTAAGTAAACAACAGACCCTAGCCTTGTTTGGTCAATACTACCAAGATGTATTGTCTACGCCATACGGTGACGACCACCAAAATATTCGCCAGTTTATTAAAAATGGTTGGGATGGCATTAGCTTCAGCCAAGTGGTCTTAACTGAGAAAAAATAA
- a CDS encoding transporter substrate-binding domain-containing protein has translation MLMLFRLVALSMCLLVFKSSAIDIVRYNRPHSELDKRDDYPLQLITAALEATKEEFGDYEISFSPLLLKRSRALQALATGKLINVYSAPNNIEWENAISPIYFPIYRGLLGYRLLLINRSNTQLFADIKSLEELKPLRAGLGLQWSTTKILKPQGFTVVTSSSYEGLFGMLHLQRFDYFIRGINEIFYEFEERTDRYPNMQIEQTKALYIQLPVFFFVSASEPKLKRRLEAGLWKLHHSGEFDRIFNSYHSNSIIRSDIKNKRLFVIENNLLAPNPIYQNSELWVDPLSY, from the coding sequence GTGTTAATGCTTTTTCGTTTAGTCGCGTTAAGCATGTGTTTATTGGTGTTTAAGTCAAGTGCTATTGATATCGTACGCTATAATCGACCTCACTCTGAGCTAGATAAACGAGATGATTATCCATTACAGTTGATTACTGCTGCTTTAGAAGCGACTAAAGAGGAGTTTGGGGATTATGAGATAAGCTTTTCTCCCTTGCTGTTGAAGCGCAGCCGAGCGTTGCAAGCATTAGCTACTGGCAAACTTATAAACGTATACTCTGCGCCAAATAATATAGAGTGGGAAAATGCCATATCCCCCATCTATTTCCCTATATACCGGGGGTTGCTGGGTTATCGCTTATTACTCATTAATCGCAGCAACACTCAGCTATTTGCAGACATTAAGTCTTTAGAGGAGTTAAAACCATTAAGGGCTGGATTAGGTTTACAGTGGAGTACCACTAAAATTTTAAAGCCTCAAGGTTTTACGGTAGTCACTAGCAGCTCATACGAAGGCTTGTTTGGTATGTTACATCTTCAGCGTTTTGATTATTTTATTCGTGGCATTAATGAAATTTTTTATGAGTTTGAAGAAAGAACGGACAGGTATCCAAATATGCAAATTGAGCAAACCAAAGCCCTTTATATTCAGTTACCGGTTTTTTTCTTTGTTTCAGCTAGTGAGCCTAAATTGAAACGCCGCTTGGAGGCGGGGCTTTGGAAATTACATCATAGTGGAGAGTTTGACCGTATATTTAACTCTTATCATAGCAACTCTATCATTCGTTCTGATATTAAAAATAAAAGGCTATTTGTTATTGAAAATAACCTGTTAGCTCCAAACCCTATTTATCAGAATTCGGAGCTATGGGTTGACCCTCTAAGTTATTAG
- a CDS encoding phosphoribosyltransferase has protein sequence MGNKHIGELVLSQQQISQGVSTVAKQLNHLYAGKTVVLITVVPGGILFTADLVRQLSFDVEMDYISCPHTPGDRQNNSTIVYHQNIDINNKPVIVIDDAIESGGTMQRLIAHLSSQFSPSSLAIASLLVKPGRVDIPVKQYFAYLMDSDDMLVGYGLPWNNQYRNIPYISKLVVQY, from the coding sequence ATGGGAAACAAACACATCGGCGAGCTGGTATTAAGCCAGCAACAAATTAGCCAAGGAGTAAGCACGGTAGCTAAGCAACTAAATCACTTGTATGCAGGTAAAACTGTTGTGCTAATTACGGTAGTTCCGGGGGGGATTTTATTCACCGCTGATCTAGTGCGCCAGTTAAGCTTTGATGTTGAAATGGATTACATCTCTTGCCCACATACACCTGGCGACCGGCAGAACAACTCCACCATTGTTTATCATCAAAATATTGATATTAACAATAAGCCAGTGATTGTAATTGATGATGCCATAGAGTCTGGCGGCACTATGCAGCGGCTCATTGCCCATCTAAGTAGTCAGTTCTCACCCTCATCATTGGCTATCGCTAGTTTGCTGGTAAAACCGGGTCGTGTGGATATTCCTGTAAAGCAATATTTTGCTTATTTAATGGACAGCGACGATATGCTGGTGGGTTATGGTTTACCGTGGAATAATCAATATCGCAACATCCCATACATCAGCAAGTTAGTAGTACAATATTAA
- a CDS encoding MFS transporter, which produces MLLLLAIIYLAFISLGLPDSLLGSSWPIMRGDLDASLEFAGVISIVVSAGTVVSSLLSTRLTHYVGTGKVVAVSVLMTAIALFGFSLTYNAWLLVLLAVPLGLGAGAVDAALNNFVAINYKAKHMNYLHSFWAVGATAGPLILALYLSQQQGWRDGYASISYIQFALVAVLLLALPLWRRATSEKLPASGEQHTPIGNVTAFKMKGVKLQLLTFFCYCSLVAGTGLWAASYLISQQQVSAANAAFWTAMYFLGITLGRFICGFVSERIAEDKLVRGGVLTIFVGVMFLLIPSWPMLAKIGLMVIGFGCAPIYPNTIHLTPQRFGKQASQTIIGLSMACAYVGTSLMPPFIGLLAASSSFCRPANRIANV; this is translated from the coding sequence ATGCTATTGCTGTTAGCGATTATTTACCTTGCGTTTATTAGCCTTGGTTTGCCTGATTCGCTATTGGGCTCATCGTGGCCAATCATGCGGGGTGACTTAGACGCCAGCCTCGAATTTGCCGGTGTAATTTCTATTGTTGTTAGCGCGGGAACAGTGGTGTCGAGTCTATTGTCTACTCGGCTTACTCATTACGTTGGCACTGGTAAAGTGGTAGCTGTAAGCGTACTAATGACTGCGATTGCTTTATTTGGCTTTAGCTTAACTTACAACGCTTGGTTACTGGTGCTTTTGGCTGTGCCTTTGGGTTTAGGTGCGGGTGCCGTTGATGCCGCTTTAAATAACTTTGTCGCAATAAACTACAAAGCCAAACATATGAATTACCTGCACTCTTTCTGGGCTGTTGGTGCCACCGCTGGTCCTTTGATTTTGGCGCTTTATCTGAGTCAGCAACAAGGTTGGCGCGACGGTTACGCCAGTATTTCTTATATTCAGTTTGCCTTAGTTGCTGTATTGCTGTTGGCTTTGCCCCTTTGGCGACGCGCAACCAGCGAGAAATTGCCAGCAAGCGGCGAGCAGCATACACCGATAGGCAATGTTACAGCCTTTAAAATGAAAGGCGTTAAGCTGCAATTGCTTACTTTTTTTTGTTATTGCTCCTTAGTGGCGGGGACTGGCTTGTGGGCCGCTAGTTACTTAATTAGTCAGCAGCAGGTAAGTGCCGCTAATGCTGCTTTTTGGACCGCTATGTACTTTTTGGGGATTACGCTGGGGCGCTTTATCTGTGGATTTGTTTCTGAGCGAATTGCAGAAGATAAACTTGTTCGTGGTGGTGTATTGACTATTTTTGTTGGTGTTATGTTTTTGCTGATACCTAGTTGGCCAATGTTGGCTAAAATCGGCTTAATGGTTATCGGTTTTGGTTGTGCGCCTATCTATCCAAATACTATTCATCTCACGCCACAAAGATTTGGCAAGCAAGCATCGCAGACTATTATTGGTTTATCGATGGCCTGCGCTTATGTTGGTACTAGCTTAATGCCTCCGTTTATTGGCTTATTGGCTGCATCCAGTTCTTTTTGTCGTCCTGCCAATCGCATTGCTAATGTTTAG
- a CDS encoding substrate-binding periplasmic protein, translated as MFAFIKPLFLIAAVASSQWVVASELTICNRLVVTGNAEYPPILWRDQNNPGKLTGLAIELLELALMDTEISIDARDRGVWARALQEAKHGEIDMLAGAFLTNERQQYMDYIVPQFTDVPSVVWTKKGNEFNYQKWEDLLDRRGGTLVNNSFGQNFDAYAKKNLKILSSASAERSFAMLLADRFDYVLYELYQGLTILESAGLKSEVVALDNPISVEGLYFTFSKKSGCNSEALRRHLSERVTQLTRFNTFERLFDKHMQAWLLQQSNYGDAPRN; from the coding sequence ATGTTCGCGTTTATCAAACCCTTATTCTTAATTGCCGCGGTCGCTAGTTCTCAGTGGGTGGTCGCTTCCGAGTTGACTATTTGTAATCGTTTAGTAGTAACCGGTAATGCCGAGTATCCGCCTATTTTATGGCGAGACCAAAACAATCCAGGCAAGCTTACAGGCCTTGCTATAGAGCTGCTTGAGCTGGCATTAATGGACACCGAAATTAGTATCGATGCTCGTGACCGAGGGGTATGGGCAAGAGCGTTACAAGAAGCCAAACACGGCGAAATAGATATGCTGGCCGGCGCTTTTTTAACCAATGAGCGGCAACAATATATGGACTATATTGTGCCGCAGTTTACCGATGTCCCCAGTGTTGTATGGACAAAAAAAGGTAATGAGTTTAACTATCAGAAGTGGGAGGATTTACTAGACCGCCGTGGTGGCACCTTAGTAAATAACAGCTTTGGTCAAAACTTTGATGCTTATGCCAAAAAGAATTTGAAGATCCTTAGCAGTGCATCAGCAGAGCGCTCTTTCGCCATGTTGTTGGCCGATCGATTCGATTATGTACTTTATGAGTTATATCAAGGCTTAACTATTTTGGAGTCGGCCGGTTTGAAATCTGAGGTTGTTGCTTTAGATAATCCCATTTCTGTAGAAGGTTTGTATTTCACTTTTTCTAAAAAATCAGGTTGTAATAGCGAAGCGCTGAGGCGTCATTTAAGTGAACGAGTGACTCAACTCACTAGGTTTAATACCTTCGAACGCTTGTTTGACAAACACATGCAAGCTTGGTTATTGCAGCAATCGAACTATGGTGATGCGCCGCGTAACTAA
- a CDS encoding AsmA family protein, with the protein MKMKPWLKRSIIGLTVLFAIILLPIAVLVVGVNIEIGDSRQVVTKLLSEQLQRDVSINGNIQLELSLRPAITVEDIHIANPNGFGQQHFAQVRKASAQVRVLPLLRQHLEIEQVLLDGFYLELIRNVEGQNNWQFTSRAAESNNIDSHSAPSNTKNNNDLTWQGINYSFEIKQQILISDARINYTDHAAEAVLDWQLEELKLTSLDSETLAMTAKGSMLDEHYALDSSWQLEPLLQGRTGDVQLNMQVADAKLSLSGQLAPQKEINSYLELNLDWQNANSIARLLGNKLSNIAPIKLATRFDGKPGAYSLSPITATLGSSELSGELALTGKQPVAISGNLDISEIDLSAWLPSSESDEAKAEPLISADSQSQSNKQVIGQVQDIEAQAQAEALPLLQIVRYWLNQADADLSLTIGEILGLPQEVSSISLGLKVEGEKLKAPLRAVVDDIRFRGNLKANVKDDRLTTSMRLVAQKSPLDKLASRIPMLAGSTGSIGRSVLRIKATGSDVTELLRNSQFDYKIEDSRMTLPTGTSFDIKSADLHASIASELEVNLDGVLLDIPVSAVIHTSPLRAMFNQQAWQVRMQLDSPAIELDLNGELPSGVWQQGASLQLNANSPRIGLLAPWLGVDQGAQGPFKLELALQAEKGRSSINISRLQLADSKGSLQASWDRSKTKQGLVSINSAWQRIDLAQLTAFMPNEEISTSALQSDNKQANQQPANRTTIDIRVPILPQGVSINDAELNIKVEQLLLGEHQFSRLELQASARDGWVQRAPFSGEFAQSKIAGNAVLDLRSSPLKLDFSIASEQPNIPQLLKQLKIAEQANLALERAELDLSLTGDNIAQLVASTSLSAKLIGGYWVLVDPNTQASARIELDEGSLTAYPEQPLALNLSGQLEELPLSLELSTLSLAEFSQQPRELPIQLNLDVNQVSLQAKATLPRPISSDNLSLAVQLKSPSLSQLDSLHGIQLPPFGPIELAGELLINKQGYAINNMLLAVANSELTGLANLNTVNSKPQLDIAISAKNIQLDDFRTDGWQGLEQSLSSSTNKAQSNDKTQVGADSTDAAQPLLSQAVFQRLNANFSLDVERVKSGDDWLGEGKLYWQLHDSSLHLAPLWLALPGGEINLSGELSAVDEGFYSQLKADIDNFDYGLLARRIKPDTEMRGTFSLHLDVNSEFDQLNQWLESANGKIGFAVWPLEFEAGIMDLWAVSLASAVIPELDDSEKSVLNCVVAAFDSNDGQLVQNVLLADTSRMRVLGETEVDFKQHQVKMVLRPKAKRAQIFGLSTPVKVTGSFDDFKIGIASGGLIGTTIRFVTSPVVSPLRWIVEAPLDADGSELCRQAWQQAKQVDANSQVE; encoded by the coding sequence ATGAAAATGAAGCCTTGGTTAAAGCGAAGCATAATTGGTTTAACAGTATTGTTCGCCATTATACTGTTACCCATTGCAGTGTTGGTAGTAGGTGTCAATATTGAAATTGGCGATAGCCGTCAAGTTGTTACTAAGCTACTTAGCGAGCAACTGCAGCGCGATGTTAGCATTAACGGCAATATACAACTCGAGTTGTCTTTGCGTCCTGCCATAACCGTAGAAGATATCCACATAGCTAACCCAAATGGCTTTGGTCAACAACACTTTGCTCAAGTGCGCAAGGCTAGTGCCCAAGTTCGGGTGCTGCCACTTTTGAGGCAGCATTTAGAGATCGAGCAAGTACTGTTAGATGGTTTTTATTTAGAGTTAATAAGAAATGTAGAGGGGCAGAATAACTGGCAGTTTACTAGTCGTGCCGCAGAGTCAAACAACATAGACTCTCATTCGGCTCCCAGTAATACTAAAAATAATAATGATTTAACTTGGCAAGGTATTAACTATAGCTTTGAAATTAAACAGCAAATATTGATTAGCGACGCCAGGATTAACTATACCGACCACGCTGCCGAAGCGGTGCTAGACTGGCAGCTCGAAGAACTAAAACTGACCTCTCTAGACAGTGAAACGCTGGCGATGACAGCTAAAGGGAGTATGTTAGATGAGCACTACGCACTAGATTCCAGCTGGCAACTAGAGCCCTTGCTACAGGGACGTACTGGCGATGTGCAGTTAAACATGCAGGTCGCCGATGCTAAGTTAAGTTTATCGGGGCAGCTGGCGCCGCAAAAAGAAATAAACAGCTACTTAGAACTTAATCTTGATTGGCAAAATGCCAATTCTATTGCCCGTTTATTAGGCAACAAATTATCAAATATTGCTCCGATTAAATTGGCAACGCGTTTTGATGGAAAGCCAGGTGCATACAGTTTATCCCCGATTACCGCTACTTTAGGCAGCAGTGAGCTTTCCGGCGAATTGGCGTTAACAGGGAAACAGCCTGTTGCCATTAGTGGTAATTTAGACATAAGCGAGATTGATTTAAGTGCTTGGCTTCCCAGTTCGGAGTCTGATGAAGCGAAAGCTGAACCGTTGATAAGTGCAGACTCCCAATCGCAATCAAACAAGCAAGTTATTGGACAAGTTCAAGATATAGAAGCGCAAGCGCAAGCGGAAGCGTTACCGTTGTTGCAGATTGTGCGCTACTGGTTAAATCAAGCCGATGCAGACTTGTCATTAACTATTGGCGAGATATTAGGACTACCGCAAGAGGTATCATCAATTAGCTTGGGTTTAAAAGTTGAGGGTGAAAAGTTAAAGGCTCCGCTGCGTGCAGTGGTTGACGATATTCGCTTTCGCGGTAACTTAAAAGCAAATGTGAAGGACGATCGTTTAACGACTTCAATGCGGTTGGTCGCACAAAAGTCCCCATTAGATAAACTGGCTAGTCGTATTCCAATGCTAGCTGGAAGTACTGGAAGCATTGGTCGCTCGGTATTACGAATCAAGGCTACGGGTAGTGATGTTACTGAGCTACTAAGAAATAGCCAATTTGATTACAAAATTGAAGATAGTCGTATGACTTTACCTACAGGTACTAGTTTCGATATCAAGAGTGCCGACCTGCATGCCAGTATAGCCAGTGAGTTAGAGGTTAATCTTGATGGTGTATTACTTGATATTCCGGTTAGTGCGGTTATTCATACCAGCCCTCTAAGGGCTATGTTTAATCAACAAGCGTGGCAAGTTCGAATGCAGCTAGACTCACCAGCAATTGAGCTTGATTTAAATGGTGAGCTTCCTAGTGGCGTGTGGCAGCAGGGGGCAAGTTTGCAACTAAACGCAAATTCTCCACGCATTGGTTTACTCGCGCCATGGTTGGGTGTAGACCAAGGCGCTCAAGGGCCATTTAAGCTCGAGCTAGCGTTGCAGGCTGAAAAAGGGCGCTCATCAATCAATATTAGTCGGCTACAATTGGCTGACAGCAAAGGCTCGTTGCAAGCAAGTTGGGATAGGAGCAAAACGAAGCAAGGATTAGTAAGCATCAATTCCGCTTGGCAACGTATTGATCTTGCTCAGTTAACTGCGTTTATGCCTAATGAAGAGATATCAACCTCCGCTCTTCAAAGTGATAATAAGCAAGCGAATCAACAGCCTGCGAATAGAACCACTATCGATATTCGTGTGCCTATATTGCCACAAGGCGTGTCTATTAATGATGCCGAACTTAATATTAAAGTGGAACAATTGCTATTGGGAGAGCATCAATTTAGTCGTTTGGAGTTACAGGCCTCGGCGCGAGATGGTTGGGTGCAGAGAGCGCCATTTAGTGGCGAGTTTGCGCAAAGTAAAATCGCCGGTAACGCGGTGTTAGATTTACGCAGTTCACCATTAAAACTTGATTTTAGTATTGCAAGTGAACAGCCAAATATTCCTCAATTGCTTAAACAACTTAAGATTGCCGAACAAGCCAACTTGGCCTTAGAGCGTGCAGAGCTAGATTTGTCTTTAACAGGCGACAATATAGCCCAATTAGTCGCGAGTACATCGCTCTCTGCTAAGCTAATTGGCGGGTATTGGGTTTTAGTTGATCCTAATACACAAGCCAGCGCTAGAATAGAACTTGATGAAGGGAGTTTGACTGCCTACCCTGAGCAGCCTTTGGCTTTAAATTTATCAGGTCAGTTAGAGGAACTTCCGTTAAGTTTAGAGTTAAGCACGCTTAGTTTAGCCGAATTTAGTCAACAACCTCGAGAGTTACCTATTCAACTAAACTTAGATGTAAACCAAGTTAGCTTACAAGCAAAAGCCACACTTCCACGCCCTATTTCAAGTGACAATTTAAGTCTTGCTGTGCAATTAAAAAGCCCCAGCTTAAGTCAGTTAGATAGCTTACATGGGATCCAATTACCACCGTTTGGTCCGATAGAACTTGCTGGTGAGTTGCTGATAAATAAGCAAGGTTATGCTATCAATAACATGCTATTAGCTGTAGCCAATAGCGAGCTTACGGGCCTGGCTAACTTAAACACAGTAAATTCAAAACCACAGCTCGATATTGCAATTAGCGCCAAAAACATCCAATTAGATGATTTTCGAACTGATGGGTGGCAGGGGCTTGAGCAGAGCCTTTCTTCATCGACGAATAAAGCGCAAAGTAACGATAAAACTCAGGTTGGCGCTGACTCAACAGACGCTGCTCAACCCTTGTTAAGCCAAGCTGTGTTCCAGCGTCTAAATGCTAATTTTTCTCTGGATGTTGAGAGGGTTAAATCGGGTGATGATTGGCTAGGTGAGGGCAAACTATATTGGCAATTACACGATAGTAGTTTGCACTTGGCTCCTTTGTGGTTAGCACTACCAGGAGGCGAAATAAACCTTAGTGGAGAATTAAGCGCTGTAGATGAAGGATTTTATAGTCAGCTAAAGGCTGATATAGATAATTTTGATTATGGCTTGTTAGCAAGGCGGATAAAACCTGATACTGAGATGCGTGGGACTTTTAGTTTGCATTTAGACGTGAACAGTGAGTTTGACCAACTAAATCAATGGTTAGAAAGTGCTAATGGTAAGATTGGTTTTGCGGTTTGGCCTTTGGAGTTTGAAGCTGGCATTATGGATTTGTGGGCAGTAAGCCTTGCCAGTGCAGTTATTCCCGAGCTGGATGACTCCGAAAAATCGGTACTTAATTGTGTGGTAGCGGCCTTTGATAGTAACGATGGTCAATTGGTACAAAATGTATTGCTGGCAGATACCTCCCGCATGAGAGTGCTAGGAGAAACAGAGGTAGATTTTAAGCAACATCAAGTAAAGATGGTGCTACGACCCAAAGCGAAACGTGCTCAAATATTTGGTTTATCAACACCCGTAAAAGTTACTGGGAGTTTTGATGATTTTAAAATTGGTATTGCAAGTGGTGGGTTAATTGGCACCACCATTCGTTTTGTGACCAGTCCGGTGGTTTCACCTTTGCGTTGGATTGTGGAAGCGCCGCTGGATGCTGATGGCAGCGAACTTTGTCGCCAAGCTTGGCAGCAAGCAAAACAGGTGGATGCAAATAGCCAAGTAGAGTAG